The Bos indicus isolate NIAB-ARS_2022 breed Sahiwal x Tharparkar chromosome X, NIAB-ARS_B.indTharparkar_mat_pri_1.0, whole genome shotgun sequence genome has a window encoding:
- the LOC109555054 gene encoding histone H2B 1/2-like — MAQPSSDNSEEDPGTNEAGTSKTEPSETEPSETETSESEPSEPEPYDAKPKKAKRKTAKGRRHRRRCHQDNFASFATYFRRVLKQVHTGLSLSHEAMNVMHSFVKHMFEQIAEEAGSLAHSSKHCTITSGEIQRAVRLLLPGEIGKHAVSEATKSVIRYNTRR; from the coding sequence ATGGCTCAACCATCCTCTGACAACTCTGAGGAAGACCCTGGCACCAACGAAGCCGGAACCTCCAAAACAGAGCCCTCTGAAACGGAGCCCTCTGAAACAGAGACCTCAGAATCGGAGCCCTCCGAACCGGAGCCCTATGACGCTAAGCCAAAGAAGGCGAAACGGAAGACAGCTAAgggccgccgccaccgccgccgctgcCATCAGGACAACTTTGCAAGCTTCGCCACCTATTTCCGCAGGGTGCTGAAGCAAGTGCACACAGGCCTGAGTCTCTCTCACGAGGCCATGAACGTCATGCATTCGTTCGTGAAGCATATGTTTGAGCAGATCGCCGAAGAGGCCGGGAGCCTGGCCCACTCCAGCAAGCACTGCACCATCACGAGTGGAGAGATCCAGAGAGCCGTGCGTCTTCTCTTGCCTGGGGAGATCGGCAAGCACGCAGTGTCCGAGGCCACCAAGTCGGTCATCAGATACAACACCCGCAGATGA